Proteins from a genomic interval of Candidatus Woesearchaeota archaeon:
- a CDS encoding ribosomal L7Ae/L30e/S12e/Gadd45 family protein: MAVKNKTNDEISKIKKALEEKRLIIGTERVLKSLKLSRLVEVFITSNSIPEVKDQINHFANLQKVTVTSLSMDNEELGVICKKPFSVNVVGISA; encoded by the coding sequence ATGGCAGTTAAAAATAAAACAAATGATGAAATTTCAAAAATTAAAAAAGCTTTAGAAGAGAAAAGACTTATAATTGGCACAGAAAGAGTATTAAAATCGTTAAAATTATCGCGCCTTGTTGAAGTGTTTATTACATCAAATAGCATTCCTGAAGTTAAAGATCAAATTAATCATTTTGCAAATCTTCAAAAAGTGACAGTGACAAGTCTTAGCATGGATAATGAAGAGTTAGGGGTTATATGTAAAAAACCTTTTTCTGTTAACGTAGTCGGAATAAGTGCATAA
- the rbcL gene encoding type III ribulose-bisphosphate carboxylase → MSIYGNLEFLNLKSKPKSTDVVVQYKATPVKGVPLKRLCEYIAGESSIGTWTKISTMNPKIAKTLKPHIFYVNEKTNQIKIAYPEQLFETGNMPGIMSSIAGNIFGMKEIKGLRFEDFALTKKHVKAFRGPQFGVQGIRKMTGVKKRPFVGTIVKPKVGLTSAQHAKVAYESWAGGLDIVKDDENLTSMTFNQFDKRMKLTFRARDQSEKETGEKKLYLANITAPYNEMIRRAKIVKKLGGEYIMYDVLTAGWSALHGVRDFCQDNKLAIHGHRAMHGALTRNHDMGISMLVLAKTYRLIGVDTLHIGTAGIGKMHGSENEELIIEQEIERERIKEDISQNILAQDWHGLKPVLAVASGGLSPLQLPQVMKVMGNDIVMQGGGGVHGHPEGTMKGATAFRQAVDAAMENISLSEYAKTHKELAKAIEKWG, encoded by the coding sequence ATGTCAATATACGGAAATTTAGAATTTTTAAATCTTAAATCTAAACCAAAATCTACTGATGTTGTTGTACAGTATAAAGCAACTCCTGTAAAAGGAGTTCCTTTGAAAAGGTTGTGCGAATATATAGCAGGCGAATCTTCAATTGGTACCTGGACAAAGATTTCTACTATGAATCCAAAGATAGCAAAAACTTTGAAACCTCATATATTCTATGTAAACGAAAAAACTAACCAAATTAAAATTGCATATCCTGAACAATTGTTTGAAACAGGCAACATGCCTGGAATAATGTCTTCTATTGCAGGGAATATATTTGGAATGAAAGAAATTAAAGGGCTAAGATTTGAAGATTTTGCTTTAACAAAAAAGCATGTTAAAGCTTTCCGGGGACCGCAGTTTGGTGTCCAAGGAATTAGAAAAATGACTGGTGTGAAAAAAAGACCATTTGTTGGCACAATTGTAAAACCTAAAGTTGGCTTAACTTCTGCACAGCATGCAAAGGTTGCATACGAATCATGGGCAGGAGGTCTTGATATTGTTAAAGATGACGAAAATTTAACTTCAATGACATTTAACCAGTTTGATAAACGTATGAAATTAACGTTTAGAGCAAGAGATCAATCCGAAAAAGAAACTGGTGAAAAAAAATTATATTTGGCAAATATCACGGCGCCTTATAATGAAATGATTAGGCGAGCTAAAATTGTTAAAAAATTAGGTGGTGAATATATCATGTATGATGTTTTAACTGCAGGATGGTCAGCATTGCATGGAGTAAGAGATTTTTGTCAAGATAATAAGTTAGCTATTCATGGACACAGAGCAATGCATGGAGCGTTAACAAGAAATCATGATATGGGGATTTCAATGTTGGTACTTGCAAAAACTTACCGATTGATTGGTGTAGATACTTTGCATATTGGAACTGCAGGAATTGGTAAAATGCACGGATCTGAAAATGAAGAGTTAATAATTGAACAGGAGATTGAAAGAGAAAGAATTAAAGAAGATATAAGCCAAAATATTCTTGCGCAAGATTGGCACGGACTAAAACCGGTGCTTGCAGTTGCTTCAGGAGGCTTATCACCGTTACAATTGCCCCAAGTAATGAAAGTTATGGGCAATGACATTGTTATGCAGGGTGGGGGAGGAGTACATGGGCACCCGGAAGGAACTATGAAAGGTGCAACAGCGTTTAGGCAAGCTGTAGATGCCGCAATGGAAAATATATCTTTAAGTGAATATGCCAAAACACATAAAGAATTAGCAAAAGCTATTGAAAAGTGGGGGTAA
- a CDS encoding DNA-directed RNA polymerase subunit B'': protein MKARSEILLKKHFETNSLVESDIESFNGLVDTGLQEIIDGNKEIEPTIIPPDVEEFKIRFNKIWVEMPDKSNEVKGPVIVEADGSKRKIFPTEARLRKITYSAPIYLEVSAHINGVQRESFIIEIGNLPIMLKSRYCHLHGMTREELILRGEDPDDPGGYFIINGTEKVIVNIEDLISNKVMIDKAPTTTGAKIAAKLFSESGSFKIPHIIEKLNDGIFYISFTRVRRVPVVVILKALGLLKDEDIVKFISADRTFDEVFMNLYEFIEIKTQEDAIDYIAKKVGITQAKDIRVERMKEILHKYFLPHLGITPSENVVKAYNLCKMLKHFILALNDERPEDDKDHYMNKRIKCSGDLLADVIRVNIKVLISDLLYNFQRIVKRGKFPSIRVIIREKLLTGRIYSAMATGNWVGGRKGVSQRIERVNFLQTMSLLQRIISPLSASQENFEARALHPTHFGKLCPVETPEGTNIGLRKNMALFCKISEGEEDNKVLATIKHLNLRLPGVKEELSEE, encoded by the coding sequence ATGAAAGCTAGAAGTGAAATTCTATTAAAAAAGCATTTTGAAACTAACTCACTTGTAGAATCGGATATTGAATCATTTAATGGTCTTGTAGATACAGGTTTACAAGAGATTATAGATGGCAACAAAGAAATTGAACCTACAATTATTCCTCCTGATGTGGAAGAATTTAAAATTAGATTTAATAAAATTTGGGTAGAAATGCCTGATAAAAGCAATGAAGTGAAAGGCCCGGTAATTGTTGAAGCCGACGGTTCTAAACGAAAAATTTTTCCTACGGAAGCAAGATTACGAAAAATTACATATTCAGCGCCTATATACTTAGAAGTTAGCGCGCATATAAATGGGGTGCAACGTGAATCTTTTATTATTGAAATTGGGAATTTACCTATCATGCTAAAGAGCAGATATTGTCATTTGCATGGCATGACCAGAGAAGAACTAATTCTGCGTGGCGAAGATCCTGATGATCCGGGAGGTTATTTTATCATAAATGGGACTGAAAAAGTTATAGTAAACATTGAAGATTTAATCTCTAATAAGGTTATGATTGACAAAGCGCCAACTACTACAGGCGCAAAAATCGCAGCAAAATTATTTTCTGAAAGCGGTTCATTTAAAATTCCGCATATTATTGAAAAATTAAATGATGGAATATTTTATATTTCTTTTACAAGAGTTAGAAGAGTGCCAGTGGTGGTTATATTAAAAGCGCTGGGCTTATTGAAAGACGAAGATATTGTAAAGTTTATTTCAGCTGACAGGACATTTGATGAAGTTTTTATGAATTTGTATGAATTTATAGAGATTAAAACTCAAGAAGATGCAATTGATTATATTGCAAAAAAAGTAGGCATAACCCAAGCAAAAGACATAAGAGTTGAACGTATGAAGGAAATTTTACACAAATATTTCCTGCCTCATTTGGGCATAACTCCTTCAGAAAACGTTGTTAAAGCGTATAACTTATGCAAAATGTTAAAACATTTCATACTTGCTCTTAATGACGAGAGACCTGAAGATGATAAAGACCACTATATGAATAAGCGCATTAAATGTTCAGGAGACTTGCTTGCAGACGTTATCAGAGTTAATATCAAAGTTTTAATTAGCGACTTATTATATAATTTTCAAAGAATTGTCAAACGGGGAAAATTCCCTTCTATTAGAGTAATTATCAGGGAAAAATTATTAACCGGCAGAATTTATTCCGCAATGGCAACAGGCAATTGGGTTGGGGGGAGAAAAGGCGTAAGCCAAAGAATTGAAAGAGTTAATTTTTTACAGACAATGTCTTTGCTGCAAAGAATAATTAGTCCGTTGTCTGCTTCACAAGAAAATTTTGAAGCAAGAGCATTGCATCCTACACATTTTGGAAAACTTTGTCCAGTTGAAACACCCGAGGGTACAAATATTGGCTTAAGAAAAAATATGGCATTATTTTGCAAGATTTCAGAAGGAGAAGAAGATAACAAAGTGCTTGCAACTATCAAACATTTAAATTTAAGGTTGCCAGGCGTTAAAGAGGAATTAAGCGAGGAGTAA
- a CDS encoding NusA-like transcription termination signal-binding factor — MIKIKYDMNLMKYISLFESITRTNVDDAFQQDEIVYFIVKEGMAGKAIGKKGINYKKIEGILKKKVRIIENSKDLSKFIENIIYPLKLANIEIEPTIIKLTAVDTKTRGILIGRGGINLRSTETIVKRYFNDLVEIKVI, encoded by the coding sequence ATGATTAAGATTAAATATGATATGAATCTTATGAAGTATATTTCTTTGTTTGAATCAATCACAAGAACAAATGTAGATGATGCGTTTCAACAAGATGAAATTGTTTATTTTATCGTTAAAGAGGGCATGGCTGGAAAAGCCATAGGCAAGAAAGGCATTAATTATAAAAAGATAGAAGGCATTCTTAAAAAGAAAGTTCGAATTATAGAAAATAGCAAAGATTTGTCCAAATTTATAGAAAATATTATTTATCCGTTAAAATTGGCAAATATTGAGATAGAACCTACAATTATCAAATTAACTGCCGTTGATACTAAAACAAGAGGAATATTGATTGGAAGGGGCGGTATCAATTTAAGAAGCACAGAAACTATTGTTAAACGTTATTTTAACGATTTAGTAGAGATTAAAGTTATCTAG
- a CDS encoding DNA-directed RNA polymerase subunit A' — MESLYVNKEVNSIVFGIFSPILIKKMASSKIVTPELYDKEGYPVDGGLMDIRMGVIDPGLKCKTCGSKLKECIGHFGYMELARPIIHIKFSTLVYDLLRATCADCGRILLSQDKYEKTLAKLKKLYADGELETYRKLAKSITTGLKTVSKCSFCGAKQPKITLDKPTTFLENDKRISPIEVRSRLEKIQDEDCEILGIHPKFMRPEWAVLTVLSIPPVTMRPSITLESGERSEDDLTHKLSDIVRINQRLFENINAGAPEIIIEDLWDLLQYHITTFFDNGVAQLPPARHRSGQPLKTLTARVKSKEGRIRHNLAGKRTNFSARSVISPDPMLKLDEVGIPKEIAMKITVPERVTDWNKEYLKTFVERGPKVYPGANYLVRPDGKKKRITEETKQALLEELENGYQVERHILDGDIALFNRQPSLHRMSVMAHKTRILPNQTFRINPAVCAPYGADFDGDEMNLHVPQTEEARAEAEILMLVQTQLISPRHGLSIVKCIQDAVSGNYLITRSETIPFNKAIDLLYITGINDFSKLPKKKTVTGAELASVLLPDDFNFTFKTKEGTDLIIKKGAIEKGFLDANSIGGDGAGMMLRELHKRYGQEVTVDILGKLLKLGIFAQKQIGITTGISDVDLPKEAIQKIKNYISKGYEEAGEKIDAYKKGELHAYPGRTIQETVELQILETLNVARNEAGKVVENYANQKTGIGIMANSGARGKAIHLAQMAACVGQQAIRGKRIMTGYSERTLPLFKKGDLNPDAHGFIKHGFNEGASPAEFFFIAMAGREGLMDTALRTPKSGYLYRRLSNALQDLKVEYDNTVRDSSGKIVQFEYGEDGIDVSKSENGIINVKKAIDYV; from the coding sequence ATGGAAAGCCTATATGTGAATAAAGAAGTAAACTCTATCGTGTTTGGTATATTTTCACCAATTCTAATAAAAAAAATGGCTTCATCTAAAATAGTAACCCCTGAATTGTATGACAAGGAAGGCTACCCTGTAGATGGGGGGTTAATGGATATTAGGATGGGTGTTATTGATCCGGGGTTAAAATGTAAAACCTGCGGTTCAAAACTTAAAGAATGTATTGGGCATTTTGGGTATATGGAACTTGCTAGGCCCATTATTCATATCAAATTTTCAACATTGGTTTATGATTTATTAAGGGCAACGTGCGCTGATTGTGGAAGGATTTTATTGTCTCAAGATAAGTATGAAAAAACACTTGCAAAATTAAAAAAGTTATACGCCGACGGAGAACTTGAAACCTATAGGAAACTTGCGAAATCAATAACAACCGGTTTAAAAACGGTTTCAAAATGTTCTTTTTGCGGGGCTAAACAGCCTAAAATAACACTTGATAAACCAACTACTTTTTTAGAAAATGATAAAAGAATATCCCCTATCGAAGTTAGATCAAGACTGGAAAAGATTCAGGACGAGGATTGTGAAATTTTAGGAATACATCCCAAATTTATGAGACCTGAATGGGCAGTATTAACTGTTTTATCTATTCCTCCTGTAACAATGAGGCCGTCAATTACACTTGAATCAGGTGAAAGGTCTGAAGATGATTTAACACACAAATTGTCAGATATTGTAAGAATTAATCAAAGGTTATTTGAAAATATAAATGCGGGTGCTCCGGAAATAATTATTGAAGATTTATGGGACCTTTTACAGTATCATATCACTACATTTTTTGATAACGGAGTTGCGCAATTACCTCCTGCAAGACACAGATCCGGTCAGCCTTTAAAAACGTTAACTGCAAGAGTTAAAAGTAAAGAAGGAAGAATCAGACATAACCTGGCTGGTAAAAGAACTAATTTTTCTGCAAGGTCAGTAATTAGCCCTGATCCTATGTTAAAATTAGATGAAGTTGGAATACCTAAAGAAATAGCGATGAAAATAACTGTACCGGAAAGAGTTACTGACTGGAATAAGGAATATCTAAAAACATTTGTTGAAAGAGGCCCTAAAGTTTATCCTGGCGCGAATTATTTAGTCAGGCCTGATGGAAAAAAGAAAAGAATTACCGAAGAAACAAAACAAGCATTATTAGAAGAGTTAGAAAACGGATATCAGGTGGAAAGGCATATTCTTGATGGGGACATTGCCTTATTTAACAGGCAGCCTTCATTGCACAGAATGTCAGTAATGGCGCATAAGACTAGAATCCTGCCTAACCAAACTTTCAGAATTAACCCCGCAGTTTGCGCTCCTTATGGTGCAGACTTTGACGGTGATGAAATGAACTTGCATGTTCCACAAACAGAAGAAGCAAGAGCCGAAGCTGAAATATTAATGCTTGTGCAAACTCAATTAATCAGTCCAAGACATGGATTATCGATTGTTAAGTGTATTCAAGATGCAGTATCAGGAAATTATTTAATAACTAGGTCTGAAACGATCCCATTTAATAAAGCGATTGACTTATTATATATTACCGGCATAAATGATTTTAGCAAATTGCCGAAGAAAAAAACCGTAACTGGCGCAGAATTAGCCAGTGTATTATTGCCGGATGATTTTAATTTCACATTTAAAACTAAAGAAGGCACTGATTTAATCATCAAAAAAGGCGCAATTGAAAAAGGATTTTTAGACGCTAACTCTATCGGAGGAGACGGGGCAGGCATGATGTTAAGGGAGCTGCATAAGAGATACGGTCAAGAAGTTACTGTTGACATTTTGGGAAAATTATTAAAATTAGGTATATTTGCACAAAAACAAATTGGAATTACAACAGGAATTTCCGATGTTGATTTACCTAAAGAAGCTATTCAAAAGATTAAAAATTATATCAGCAAAGGGTATGAAGAAGCAGGAGAAAAGATTGATGCATACAAAAAAGGTGAACTGCATGCTTATCCGGGCAGAACAATTCAAGAGACAGTGGAATTACAAATTCTTGAAACATTAAATGTCGCCAGAAACGAAGCTGGAAAAGTTGTAGAAAATTATGCGAACCAAAAAACGGGCATTGGAATTATGGCAAATTCAGGCGCAAGAGGTAAAGCTATTCACTTAGCTCAAATGGCTGCATGTGTAGGTCAGCAAGCTATCAGGGGCAAAAGAATTATGACGGGTTATAGTGAGCGCACGCTGCCTTTATTTAAAAAAGGAGATTTAAATCCAGATGCGCATGGTTTTATTAAACATGGGTTCAATGAAGGAGCAAGTCCTGCGGAATTTTTCTTTATTGCTATGGCGGGCAGAGAAGGTTTAATGGATACTGCTTTAAGAACTCCAAAATCAGGTTATCTATATAGAAGATTATCCAATGCTTTGCAAGATTTAAAAGTAGAATATGATAATACTGTAAGAGATTCATCTGGTAAAATAGTGCAGTTTGAATACGGGGAAGACGGAATAGACGTTTCAAAATCTGAAAATGGGATTATCAATGTTAAAAAAGCGATAGATTACGTTTAG
- a CDS encoding DNA-directed RNA polymerase subunit A'' (DNA-dependent RNA polymerase catalyzes the transcription of DNA into RNA using the four ribonucleoside triphosphates as substrates) → MPKIILPHKLTEEIKNFGNGLSEKRFEKLKELIENDYFNAQVQPGEAVGLVAAESIGEQGTQMTLNTKLLAGVAEMNVTTGLPRIIEILDGRQTLKTPLMEIYLKKPYSGGKGIKELALRIKETMFNELVKEFIINVGELSIDAELNSNRLNVLGLTSEKIQKIISKAVKSCTIKVKGETLIFKVKSKEENLNDVYKLKEKLKKIYICGIKKIRQVLPMKKGEEYIIVTGGTNLKEILTFQEVDENRTYSNDLYEVQEVLGIEATRAIILDEIFKVYQGQGINVNVRHIMLIADTMCLNGRIKGITRYGVISEKSSVLARASFETPDKHILNASMIGEVDQLNSVIENVMLNQPVPIGTGLPKLITKTK, encoded by the coding sequence ATGCCTAAAATTATATTACCACACAAACTAACTGAAGAGATTAAAAATTTTGGCAACGGCTTAAGTGAAAAAAGATTTGAAAAATTAAAAGAGTTAATTGAAAACGATTATTTTAATGCTCAAGTCCAACCGGGAGAAGCAGTGGGTTTAGTTGCTGCAGAATCTATCGGTGAACAGGGTACGCAAATGACACTTAACACCAAATTATTAGCGGGTGTAGCTGAGATGAATGTTACAACTGGTCTGCCCCGGATTATTGAGATTTTAGACGGGAGACAAACATTAAAAACTCCCTTGATGGAAATATATCTAAAAAAGCCTTATTCTGGAGGAAAAGGTATTAAGGAATTAGCTTTAAGAATTAAAGAAACAATGTTCAACGAACTTGTTAAAGAGTTCATTATTAATGTGGGAGAACTTTCAATTGACGCCGAATTAAACTCTAACAGGTTAAATGTATTAGGATTAACTTCTGAAAAAATTCAAAAGATAATATCTAAAGCGGTAAAAAGCTGCACAATTAAAGTTAAGGGAGAAACGTTAATTTTCAAAGTTAAATCGAAAGAAGAAAACTTAAACGATGTGTATAAATTAAAAGAAAAATTAAAAAAGATTTATATCTGCGGTATTAAAAAGATTCGGCAGGTATTACCTATGAAAAAAGGAGAAGAATATATTATTGTAACCGGGGGCACAAATTTAAAAGAAATATTAACATTTCAAGAAGTTGATGAGAATAGGACTTATAGCAATGATCTTTATGAAGTGCAAGAAGTTTTAGGAATTGAGGCTACAAGAGCAATTATTTTAGACGAAATTTTTAAAGTTTATCAGGGACAAGGCATTAATGTTAACGTAAGGCATATTATGTTAATTGCTGATACGATGTGCCTTAATGGTCGAATTAAAGGCATTACAAGATATGGTGTTATTAGTGAAAAGTCTTCAGTGCTTGCGCGGGCATCTTTTGAAACGCCAGATAAACACATATTAAATGCTTCAATGATAGGCGAAGTTGATCAGTTAAATTCAGTTATTGAGAATGTTATGCTTAACCAACCAGTCCCAATTGGCACTGGATTGCCAAAGTTAATAACAAAAACTAAATAG
- a CDS encoding tyrosine--tRNA ligase: MNPKEKFELITRNTQEIIGDQELKEILKKRDISIYLGTEISGRPHIGYFVPAMKMKDFLKAGCHVTMLLADIHAMLNNQKSTFEQLNSRFKYYSIIIKALLEAAGADTSKLTFVKGSDFQLDPKYTFDMYRLASMSSLHDLNKAASEVVRQSENQKIGGLIYPIMQALDEEYLKVDAQYGGVDQRKIFMYAREILPKLGYKPRIEIMTPMIPGLQGDKMSSSVASSKIDLLDDAETIKKKLNKAQCVAGDIRDNGLLSFVKHVIFVLKKDTDDTFVIERPAKFGGNLEYSQYEKLEDDFKEQKLHPMDLKTALAREIAILTAPIRKVMENNEKIIKEAYP; this comes from the coding sequence ATGAATCCTAAAGAAAAATTTGAATTAATAACGCGTAATACGCAGGAAATAATTGGAGATCAGGAATTAAAAGAAATTCTTAAAAAAAGAGACATTTCTATTTATTTAGGCACGGAAATTTCAGGAAGGCCGCACATAGGATATTTTGTTCCTGCAATGAAGATGAAAGATTTTCTTAAAGCTGGCTGTCATGTGACTATGTTGCTTGCAGACATCCATGCAATGTTAAATAATCAAAAATCTACTTTTGAACAACTTAATTCCAGATTTAAATATTATTCAATTATAATTAAAGCGTTGTTGGAAGCGGCCGGAGCTGATACTTCTAAACTTACTTTTGTTAAAGGCAGTGATTTTCAATTAGATCCGAAATATACTTTCGATATGTATAGGCTTGCTTCAATGTCCTCATTGCATGATCTAAATAAAGCCGCTTCTGAAGTTGTAAGGCAAAGCGAAAATCAAAAAATTGGCGGCTTAATTTATCCAATTATGCAGGCGCTGGATGAAGAATATTTAAAAGTTGATGCGCAATATGGGGGCGTAGACCAACGAAAAATATTTATGTATGCCCGTGAAATTTTGCCTAAATTGGGATATAAACCCCGGATTGAAATAATGACTCCGATGATTCCGGGATTGCAAGGAGATAAGATGAGTTCATCTGTTGCAAGTTCAAAGATTGATTTACTTGATGATGCTGAAACTATAAAAAAGAAATTAAATAAGGCGCAGTGTGTCGCAGGAGATATAAGGGATAATGGATTGCTCTCATTTGTGAAGCATGTAATCTTTGTTTTAAAGAAAGATACCGATGATACATTTGTGATTGAACGCCCTGCAAAATTTGGAGGCAATTTAGAATATTCACAATATGAAAAGCTTGAGGACGATTTTAAAGAACAAAAATTACATCCAATGGACCTCAAAACTGCTTTAGCAAGGGAAATTGCGATATTAACAGCGCCCATAAGGAAAGTGATGGAAAACAACGAAAAAATTATTAAAGAAGCCTATCCCTAA
- a CDS encoding DNA-directed RNA polymerase subunit H, which produces MAIEKEMNIDVEKHVLVPKHSLLSDKDKVALFEKYNILEFNLPKILITDVAIKKLDPKIGDIIKIERVSLTAGKSLYYRVVI; this is translated from the coding sequence ATGGCAATAGAAAAAGAAATGAATATTGATGTTGAAAAACATGTTTTGGTTCCAAAACATAGTTTATTGTCAGATAAAGACAAAGTTGCATTATTTGAAAAATATAATATCCTGGAATTCAATCTTCCTAAAATTCTAATTACTGATGTTGCAATTAAAAAATTAGATCCCAAAATCGGAGATATTATCAAAATAGAGAGAGTTAGCCTTACTGCAGGAAAAAGTCTATATTACAGGGTGGTAATTTAA
- the rpoB gene encoding DNA-directed RNA polymerase subunit B — MITEVYLNYKYIGDTNTPEEFAENIISERRKGNISKETNVCYEKETNRILIDSSKGRARRPLIIVKDGKSLITDNHVKQLEKGELNWNDLIEQGLIEYLDALEEENTLIAIRDEELTPEYTHLEIAPIAMLGLCASLVPYSNFGPGMRNLMGAKNQKHALGFYAANYPLRIDTDVNLLHYPQIPIVKSITHDLYHDEKHPAGQNLVVAVMSYGGYNMEDAIIINKGSVDRGLARSTYFYPAVAEELRYAGGLVDEVSIPNKEVKGYRSEQDYRLLEDDGIISPEAHVKEGDVVIGRTSPPRFLSSMDEYNLTSNTRRESSISIKHGEKGTVDFILLTENGEGNKLIQVRIRDQRIPEIGDKFITRGGQKGVIGIIKPQADMPYSLSGIIPDLIFSPYGIPSRMTISHLIELIGGKVGAMAGRQVDGTTFDSEDEKDLRKLLAKMGLRDNGMETMYDGQTGEMIPARIYVGNLYYQKIKLMVANRIQSRARGPVQLLTRQPTEGRDKEGGLRFGEMEKDCLIAHGASLLLKERFDADKTIVPLCENCGMIAIHDQYKNKSYCTVCGDNVEITNIEISYAFKLLLDELKSIGFYPKLQLRNKY, encoded by the coding sequence ATGATTACTGAAGTATACTTAAACTATAAATACATTGGAGATACAAATACCCCTGAAGAATTTGCAGAAAATATAATTTCTGAAAGAAGAAAAGGCAACATATCAAAAGAAACTAATGTTTGTTATGAAAAAGAAACTAATAGGATATTAATTGATTCCTCAAAGGGCAGGGCAAGAAGGCCTTTGATAATTGTTAAAGACGGTAAAAGCTTAATTACTGATAACCATGTAAAACAATTAGAAAAAGGAGAATTAAACTGGAATGATCTTATTGAACAGGGGCTTATTGAATATTTAGATGCTCTCGAAGAAGAGAACACTTTAATTGCTATCCGTGATGAGGAATTAACACCTGAATATACTCATTTAGAGATAGCTCCAATTGCAATGTTGGGTTTATGCGCATCACTTGTGCCTTACTCTAATTTTGGACCTGGTATGAGAAACCTGATGGGTGCAAAAAACCAAAAACATGCTTTAGGTTTCTATGCTGCAAATTATCCATTAAGAATTGATACTGATGTTAATTTGTTGCATTATCCGCAAATCCCTATTGTAAAGTCAATCACGCATGATTTATATCATGATGAAAAACATCCTGCCGGACAAAATTTAGTTGTTGCTGTTATGAGTTATGGCGGATATAATATGGAAGATGCAATAATCATAAATAAAGGTTCAGTGGATAGGGGTCTTGCAAGGAGTACATATTTCTACCCAGCAGTTGCTGAAGAATTAAGATATGCCGGGGGTCTTGTTGATGAGGTATCTATCCCTAACAAAGAAGTAAAAGGATATAGGTCAGAACAAGATTATCGATTGCTTGAAGATGATGGTATAATCAGTCCGGAAGCTCATGTCAAAGAAGGGGATGTTGTTATTGGAAGAACAAGTCCTCCAAGATTCTTGAGCAGCATGGATGAATATAATTTAACTTCTAACACTAGAAGAGAAAGCTCAATCAGCATTAAGCACGGTGAAAAAGGTACAGTTGACTTTATATTACTGACAGAAAACGGAGAGGGCAATAAATTAATCCAGGTAAGAATCAGGGATCAAAGAATTCCCGAGATAGGGGATAAATTTATTACAAGAGGGGGCCAGAAAGGGGTTATTGGTATTATTAAACCTCAAGCGGATATGCCTTACTCATTATCCGGGATCATACCTGATTTAATATTTTCACCGTACGGTATTCCGTCAAGGATGACTATTTCACACTTAATTGAATTAATTGGCGGCAAGGTTGGGGCAATGGCCGGCAGACAAGTAGACGGCACTACATTTGATTCAGAAGATGAAAAAGATTTAAGAAAGCTCTTGGCCAAGATGGGTTTAAGAGACAACGGTATGGAAACAATGTACGATGGCCAAACTGGTGAAATGATTCCTGCAAGAATTTATGTAGGAAATCTGTATTATCAAAAAATTAAATTAATGGTTGCAAATAGAATCCAGTCAAGAGCGCGCGGTCCTGTGCAATTATTAACAAGACAGCCGACGGAAGGAAGAGATAAAGAGGGAGGCCTAAGATTTGGTGAGATGGAAAAAGACTGTTTGATTGCGCATGGGGCATCATTATTGCTAAAAGAAAGATTTGATGCAGATAAAACAATTGTTCCATTATGTGAAAACTGCGGAATGATCGCAATTCATGATCAATATAAAAACAAATCTTATTGTACTGTCTGCGGGGATAATGTAGAGATCACTAATATTGAAATATCTTACGCATTTAAATTATTATTAGATGAATTAAAAAGTATTGGATTTTATCCAAAACTGCAATTAAGAAACAAATATTAA